In Zingiber officinale cultivar Zhangliang chromosome 9B, Zo_v1.1, whole genome shotgun sequence, the genomic window ctttttttttttttttataacaccTTAGGTCGATTAATCCTTTTTCATAGTTCACTAACATAatattcattaattttttttttataaaattaagacTCCATtcttatattatttaaaaaaattaagaaagtatTCTTTCATTATACGATTACCTGGGAGCAAGCATGTACTTAATTGAATGAGGTCTAAAAGCATTCTCAATGGGATATTAAATGAGCATTATAATGTCTATTTAACATCCCCTCTCTTTTATCAGTAGATATTATAATGTTCACTCACAAGAAAGAGGAGAGAGGATGTTCAAAGGCAAACTTTTGAACACTCtctcttaattttttaatattttctttttcttttttaaattataaattttttaatattatttaaaaaactaataaaagagatgaATAAGTGGATGGTGGGgcccataaataatgagtgttaatgttaaaagggacgtgagtgaaagagatatgttgttataatATGTGCAGTGGACCCCATACTTTTTGATGAGGTGGTGGATATTATAACAAATTAGCGTTGCGGATGCTCTAATATGTAACCTGATACGACGAAAGAGGTAGAGCTCTCAAGGAAGGggttgaagtaaaaaaaaaaactggtTGAGAtgacggtcaaagtcaaggaggggtTCACATTAAAGGTCGGCATGGCCATATAACTCAACGAATATTCCAACTGATCAAATCTCTGGTCCGATTGAATTCCCAAGTCTGCCTGGCTCAACGGAATCTCGAGCTAAGTCCTTAGAAGGGTTACTGATCGAACCTTTTGCTCGATCAGATCTAGATTCCACTTGACTCAACAGAATCCCAAGCAGAGTCCTTAGAAGGGTCGTCAATCAAACATTTTGCTCAATCAAATTCCGAATCTGCCCGGTTCAATGGAATCCCAAGCCAAGTCCTTAGAAGGGTCGTCGATCGTACCTTTTAACTGATTGAATCCAGAGTCCACCTAGCTCGATAGAATTTCGAACCGAATTCTCAGAAGGGTCGAGTCCTCAAAAGAGCTAAGTTTTCTTGGGGACCAAGTCCTCAAGATGATCAACACTGTTTAGCTAATTCGACTCCATTCAAGAACAAggtccaaatggatgttaaaggGGACTCAGCCGACCTATTATCATAGTGCATTAATGACCTATTAGCTCAATATTCCTTTTTTTGCGTCTTGTATAACTGTTGTCAGAAAATCAGGGGAATATTCCTCATACAAGTTGTACACAGGAAGTTTCTACCCTACCAGCGGGTCTCTTATAGAAAAGATGTCAGAATGTCATAATGGTCGGTTCTATTTTGGTAATACATCCAGATTCATGCAAAGAGGAAAAGTAAGACTATATAACAGAGTCTCCACCTATTGGCACAGGTACATGGAGTTTTATTAGCAGAATTTATTCTTCTTCGTTACTATTCTTCATCTTCTTGTCCACCGTTtacctgacttgaacgtcggagtgtCTGTGTCGGAATCCCTTCCTAGTCCGATGACTGACGTTTTTTTGCCTCTAGTTCTTCTCTGTGATACATAGGTTCGATAGTTGTGCTAGGTCCCTATTTCTTAGAGTCTCCTCATGGTCAATATCAATGTCACGTAATCAACGCATCATCTCCCTGATTCCGGACATGATCATAACCTAATTAAATAGATTATTGAAAACACTTCCTCAACAATAAACTACCCAGCCCTCCTAGTTGGCAGCACATGCTACTAGATAATTTAGTCTCTATAACACAACATACTTACCAAATCATCCCCAACATAGAAAATCCTTCTTTTTACAAAAGCATCTATATGCCTAAAAAACTTAATCACAAGTGAATTGTAACTAACTCATCTAAtcctataaaaattaaaattcttccaTTAGTACTTAATTATAGCTTGCTTCATGAGCCAACACAAGAACACCAAACCGTCCTTGTGTCCCCCTTCTTGGCCATGCAAAGACTTGGTCCTTGTGCTCCCACATGAACCGCCACAGCACTCTTCACCAAGCCTTGCATCCATTGGATCACTCTCAAGACACTTCGCTATCAACACCAGTCCTTTAATTGCAAGCTCATCATTTCAGGCCTTATCTTGTGTATGATCTGTCAACTTCTTGCGTTCGGACTCATTTGTTTGGACTGTATAGGGACCTCCAATTGTTCTAAATTTTTAAGCGCCAACAGAATATGAACCTACGTGGAAGTAGATTAATTATGAACATGGTTGAGTAACTTAAGGTAAATTCGATCGACGCATTGAATGAAAATAAGCAGAAAGAACTAGGAAAATGATGGTTGAGTGATTACCAAGGATAGAGGGGATGCATGAGTGGACTGAATGATGTGTGAGCCACCCAATTCTGACTCTTGGAGGGGTGCAAGGAATTGTGTTCCCTTGAGCTGTATCTTTGACTCCGTTCCTCCTTGAACTTTTGCAAGCTTCGCAATTAATTGTCTGGTACTCCTTGCAATTGAGCCGTTTGCAGAACAGAAACTCTGAAGCTACAAGTAATCTGTGGAAGTTAATGTCTACTCTTGTCCTTGATGTTCGTCTCCTCTCAGTAATCACTCAGGTAAGGAGAAAAGTCTAGAGACGGGATGAAAATCCAATCGACTGTAAATTTTCAGCAATGGTTTCTCATGGAGTCACATGATCTGACACTGGCACTTGTTTCTACATGTCTAAGAAATCGAGTACTGTCGGGAGATGCTTTTTTACTCTCCCAGAAACACCTTTTCTGTGCATACTTTTCGGATTCCTGAAACTTTCATGAATTCAACTGTTCAATGATCAAGTTTCTGCAGTATATTCCCACGTATAAGCACAGATTTAAAGTCGACCATCTTTTTAGATCTCAAGAATGGAAAGATCTACAAGCATCAaagatgttttttttatttatttccttacGAAGTCCCTCTCTCACAAGAAGCGACATTTTCCTACCTACATCAATGGCTTAAAACTCCGAAGATAAGTTTGCAAAACAATGTAATAAATATAACCAGTGTCAATGCAGCAGTAATTTTCACAATTCACCATGAATGGAGACTAATGGAAGCTGTGGTGGTCTGGCCATGGCCAGAATACAGATTGATCTCCCATGTTGCAGAGCAAGTTGCCGAAGCAGGTTTCTGGGGCATCGTTCTCAACCTTCGGGCTCTGTAACTCTGGCTTGCAGGAGTGGTGCAGGAACTGGTCTATCTCTGGTTGATTGAGTGATTGCAAGGAAGGCAAAATTGGGTGAGGAGGCAGTCGGTTTTCGTTTCTCGAGATGTCCAAGTTGATCTCTGAGCTGTTCTCACTTCTATTGCTGCAAGAACCTTCAGTTTCCTTGTTGAGATTGATGGTGAGGTCGGGTGTTTCTCTGCCTCTGAGTGCCAAAATCTGCACAATCAACTCTTCTTTTGAGtaaaaagtgttttttttttcaaaaaaaagaaGGATTTTTCAGATCATGATTAGCCTAATCATCATGGGAAGTTCCACCAATCCACAAGAAGGAATCTTCCTCAAAAGACTCAAACTAAAACATATATATGCATGAGAAAATTAGAAGTGGGAAAGCAATTAAAAGTTGTACCTCAGCTTGAAGCTTCTTGTTTTGAACAAGAAGGGAGTCATTTTCTGCCCTGATAGCTTCAAACTGCCTCTTGAGCACATCATAGTCCTTTTCCAATTGCTTGGTCTTCCACCTCGCCCTCCGGTTCTGGAACCAAATGGCTACCTGCCTGGGCCGCAGGCCGAGTGCCTTGGCCAGCTGCACCTTCCTCTCAGGCTCAAGCTTGTTCCCCAACTCAAAGTTCCTCTCCAATGTCCTCACTTGCTCTATGTTcagcctcttcttcttctcccccaCCGCCGACCCGTCGTCCGACAACTCATCCTCATTCAGCATCTCATCATAGGACATACACCTCTTCCCCAGCAACGGACTCATCCCTGTAATCATCAGAGACAACAAATTCAAGCCTCTTGAAAATTATCAAATTGCGGTCACAAATTACAAGCACCTTGGAGATTGGGTGAAAGGAAGGAATTGGAAGGGGGGACGAGGTGACTGTCTTCCTCATAGGGAGTCTGCATTTGGAACAAGAAGTTTgaggggaaggaggaggaggaggaggaggccatTCCATTGCAGGCCATCTGCTCCTACACAAGAGAGGAAGATGAGTCACCAAACCGGAGACATGGTTTGAGACTGAAACAAAAGAAGGATGATGATATGCTTCAGTTATAAGCTGCAAGGGGACTTCAATTAAACTTGAGAGCATGTAAAACTAGTAATTGTTCATTTCAGCATGGTGTTTCCTTTCAAATGATTGATTCAGCTTTTCTTAATAATAATCATTAATTACTACGAATTGAAATAACCTTTTATCGCACAAGACCTTGTGTTTTCCTGAGGCTATTTATAGCTGAAAACTACTACTCATTGTTAATTAGTCTACAAAATCTTTGGTCTAATCACGTCCTGATTAAACATCACATCAAGAAGGATGGACATTTCTagttcaataaataaataaataataaacacaattggtggaagaagaaaagaaaaactttttcccagggaaataaaaataatgcAAGATGAGTGCCTCTGCTTGCCTGGTTCTTTCCTTGCAATGAGATGCTGACAGATGGATGCATTATTTTTATTGACAGAAATGAAGCAGTATATTTATATATGCTGTGGGTTGATAAGTCATAAGTGGGCATGTTGCAGCAGAACATGCAAAGAGAAACGACTATTAAGATTCTGCTTGCGTTTGTTAACCCTGGCtcgaatttaaaactcaacatgGTGAAAAAGTAATTGAAAATTGGTACGAACAGAATGGAAAacgcagattttttttttttatcaaaatcatACACGAATAAGATAAGGATTGGAAGGTGgcacggaagaagaggaagaaaggcaGGAATCCAGGGATGGGTCCTGAATTAAAAGTGGGCAGTGGTTTTGCTACCTAATACACATGCAGCAGATTTCAATACCACACTCACACCCTGGAGGCCATGTAACAAccaaactccaagagagatggatGCTATTTTTATACTGTTTCTTTTGTGGCTCTTTTGGTGCCAAATTGCCTTTGCTTTGCCGCCTTGCACTGTCtcagttcatctttttgttttaaaaaaatgccTCCGTGACAGGCGCTGCGAGTTCTCGCAACTCCATGTTTCGACATTTCTAAGGAGACCGTAAATTTTTCTAATTCTACTTGAAAGAAATGTGAGCAGAGCATTGTGATTAGCATCGAACTGTATGTTAACAGTACTTACCTTAATTATTGAATCTATCTTATATGACCAATAAAGTGGGACCTTCTAAGTTGGGTTTGATGTCAAAAAAGTTGATTAATGTAACGGTCCAAGTTAAGGAGTCAATCCTCTGAACTAGCACGGTCGCATATCTTGGCCGATTAATTGGGCAGACTGGTTGGATCACTGGTTCGATCGGGTCCAAGTTAAGGAGTCAACCCTCTGAACTAGCACGGTCGCATATCTTGGCCGATTAATTGGGCAGACTGGTTGGATCACTGGTTCGATCGGATCCCGAGTCCTCTAGAGTTAGTGAAACATTAGGTCGTATCAGTGCTATGCCGAAATGAGTCAAGTGTCACCACCGAGTACTCTGATTGATCGGACTAAAGGTGTGATTGGACATGCTAGACACCTCACTACGGACTCTATATTCAAACGTAGTGGATGAATGCAAGATGAACCGTCGACATTAGAATCCCCGACATAATGTCTGATCGGACATCTTGTTCGAACGGACATCTTGTCCGAGCGGATGCTGAATCTCCAACATAAACCCAGACGAAATTAGAGTCGGTCGGACCTATAGGGCTCATCACCCCACTTTGCAGAGGTAAGGTTCTTAGCATACAGTCGGTTAACTCCAACGTCGATTGAACCTACGGGGATCAATTCCCCACTTCGCAGAGGCAGGCACCCAGTTTATAGCCGGTCAACCCCATAGTTGGTCGAACTTATgaggctcagctccccacttcaCAGAGACAGAGCTCCAAGTCTACAGTCTGTCTACCCCATGGTCGGTCAGACATACGGAGTCTAgctctcaacttctctaatacaAGGTTCTCAACATATATCCGATTGGCCATAGAGTCGGTCAGACTCCTTCTAGAAGAAAATATTATCAGAAAATCACAAAAACATGTGAAAGAATAACAACTACTTATCAGAAAATATTCTACCATTCTGATATATACATGCAACGAAACCTTCTTCCGACCATGGGAAGGCTACTGTACATCCTCTATCACCCAACATACTCTGACACCGTACATTCTCTGTCGCCTCATTAatgcggaggttatgagaggtggtataaaaagggggtccTCTTTAATGGTCAGGTACGTTTTGACACGCAGAAACATCCGTGCATACACGCATATATGGATGGGAACCATTGTTCTACTATTCagctgttcatcttcttctccatttcgTTCGGCTACTGTTCTGACTTAACCGTCGGAGTGTCTACGCCAGGGACCCCCTCCCTGGCCCGGTAACTAACGCTTTCTCCTCCTAGTTCCTGTTTTTACCATGTCGGTTAGTCCACGTCACCAAGGTCTTCGTCTTCTCATGGTCAACATTAGAGCCACTTAGTCAACACACCATCTTCCTatctttcagacatgatcaaatttaacGTCGTCTATAGAAATTTCGCTTAAACCTGAAATGTGGAGATGGAAGAGGCTAAACGACTCACCACTGTTACTTTGTCACAAGAAGACTTAGAGCTGCTAATAGCTACCCGAGCGCTGAGATTGGTACATCAACAACAAGTAGCAGTCGGATGTCCTTTGCAAAACAACCTAGCTATGTTAATGACAACCCCTCACACTAAGCGAGGGACTCGGGTGGAAGAATCGACTGGGTTCCCTCTGACCCCTCCTCCAACTGATTTCAACCAAGTACCGCCACATCAAAATAGCCTACCTCCCGTGCCTTCGTCCCAAATAACTTACCATCGAGTGTTGTTCCGGATGTCACTTGAAACTAACGTCCGCTCGGAGGTGCCCCAGTCCTCTTCGACGGGGAATGTGCTTACACGGGATCTCAAGAAAGGAAAAGCCCTGAGGCCCACTAGCTTTCCCAAGCGGATAAGTATGTCGTTCTCCCAAGAAATTTTGGACGATAAACTGCCAAACCACTTCCGCCCATTAGTGATAAGAGAATATGGAGGAGCGACCGATTTCGAAGATCATTTGCTTAAATTTGAAAACATAGTCATCCTTCATCAATACATGAATGTCATTAAGTGTTGAATGTTTCTTACTACTCTTTCCAGCTCGACACAAAGATATATGGTTCAACCGGCTCTCTGCCGAGTCCATTTACTGCTTTAAAGATTTTCACAAAGACTTCCTACACTACTTTGCCAGCAGCAGGAGGTATAAAACCAACCTGAGTATGTTCGCGCTCAAGTAAGGGCCCAAAGAATCTTTGCGATCATACATCAAGCGATTCAATTAAGTGACTTTAGATGTTTTGTTCGTCACTTCCAAAATATTAATAAGTGTCTTCTCCAAAGGCTTTTTAGAAGGAAAGTTCTTCCGAGCTCTCGTCCAAAAGCCTGAAAAGGATTTCGATGACCTGTTGGGAAAAACGGTCAAATACATTAATGTAGAGGAAGCCTAGGTTGATTGGAAGGAGGTGACTATCTCAGCTTCGATTGGCCAAGCTGATCGAAACCACCACCACCATAGAGACGCCTTAGAGACCTTCGCCCAAATCTTCCACCAGTTCAGGAAGAGAGACTAGTGTGAGAAGTGGATCAGCCATTGCCTAAAAGGCATAGATATTTTTGTGACTACCATCAATCTCCTCATTATGCTACCAATGAATGCCATCAGAATGCCAAGTGGCCTTGTCGAATGGCCAAGTCAGGAGAAGCAAATAAAGGATCATCCTTACTCACCTCTTGCTGATCTCCTTCAAGAACATAGTGGGAAGAGCCTAGCTGACACTGAAATCAAATATCCAATCAGAACCTTCACGTAAAGTCCGACCAACATCCCCAAATAAACGCTgatcaacaataataaaaatgaatTACCTCCAACTAGCAAGTCAAGTTCCATCAACAAAAGTCAAAATGGGCATCTGATTAGAAATCCCCAAGGATAAAAATTTCAATTCGATCGGTAGCTCTGAAATAGCTCAAGTTATAGGAATTGTAAATTCTAGCAATTTCATGTGGCAAATCCTTTCGACATCGTGCCTCTAACTCTCCAAGGTATTTGGGTCATACATCGTGCCTTCAAATTTTAATCTGCCTTCTACTTGGTAACCCCGACCGACAGCTCAATCATACTAAATGACTCATTCATCCCTATTTAACAACTTTAGATTATCCGCTAAAGCCAACATGACAAATAAgtctaaaattcaaaatatatatgtatttttAACATAGCAGAAAGTCCAAGCTCAAAGGCATTCGAGTCACACATCGTGCCTCCGCTCTccaaggcattcaggtcatacatTATGCCTCCGCTCTCTAAGGCATCAGGGTCATGCGTCGTGCCTCCAACTCTCTAAGGCATTCCagtcatacaccgtgcctctaACTCTCCAAAGCATTTGGGTCCTACACCGTGCCTTTAAGTTCAAAGGCATTTGGGGCATATACCGTGCCTCCAAGTTTAAAGGCATTTGGGTCACACACCGTACTTCCAGTCTTCAAGGTATTCGGATCATACACTGTGTCTCCAGCTCTCCAAGGCATTCGGATCATACACCGTGCCTCAAGCTCTCTAAGGCATTCGAGTCGTACACCGTGCCTCCAAGCTTAAAGGCATTTGGGGTCACATACTGACCAGTCTCCCgggcattcaggtcatacaccGTACCTCCAAGCTCAAAGGTATTcgggtcatacaccgtgcctccagTCTCCAAAGTGTTCGGGTCATACACCGTTCCTCCAGTCCCCAAGGCATTTGGGTCATACATCGTTCCTCCAGCTCTCTAAGTACATTGTGCCTCCCGCTCTCCAAGGCATTCATGTCATACATCATGCCTACAACACAAAGTTCTAAACTCTCGTGCCTCTTggcagagttataagtgagtctgctctcgcACCTATCTCCTAGACTCTAGAGCTGCTagaccaagttataagcaagctcGCCCTCACACCTATTCCAAACTCTTGTGCTGCTCAAcaaagttataagcaagcatgcttatGCATCAGTTCTAGACTTTTGTGCTACTcgtccgagttataagtgagcatgctctcgcgcttgTCCCAAAATCTCATGCCACTCAGTCaaattataagcgagcttgccctCATGCCTGTTCCAGAATCTCATGTCAGTCAGtttagttataagcgagcatactcttatgcctatgtcctagactctcgagccgctcggccgagttataagcgagcatgctctcacgcatATCCCAAACTCTCGCTGCTCGGTCGAGTTATAAACGAGTCTACTCTCATGTCTGTCCTAGACTCTTGTGTCGCtaagccaagttataagcgagcatgctcttgcaccTGTCCTAGCCTCTCGTGTCGCTCGGTCGAGTTATAAACGAGTCTGCTCTCACACCTATGTCCTAGACTCTTAAGCtgctcggccgagttataagtgagtctgctcttgCGCCTGTCCTAGACTCTTGTGCCActcagccgagttataagcgagtctaaTCTCGTGCCTATATCCCAAACTCTAGAGCTgctcggccaagttataagcgagtctgctCTCGCACTTGTCTTAGACTCTCGTGTCGTTcagtcgagttataagcaagtttGCTCTTGCGCTTGTCCCAGACTCTGATGCCGCTAgattgagttataagcgagcatacccTCACGCTTGTTCCAGACTCTTATGctgatcaatcaagttataagtgagtttgttcTTGCGCCTATATCCTAGACTCTCAAGCTGCTTGGCCGAGTTATAAACAAGTCTTCTCTCACGTTTGTCCTACACTCTCATGCTACTtggtcaagttataagcgagtctgctCTTGCGCTTGTTCCAGACTCTCATGCTACTcaggcgagttataagcgagcatgctctcgcgtctGTCTCAGACTCTCATGCCACTCGACTGAGTTATaacctgttggaccccgtggtagttttgatgtgatcaaccaagttggttaggtcctgcgttttgtctgacccctgtgtctgagtgtgcaggaacttaggagcacaggaagtcgagcggaagacgcagctagcgagaaggacagcacgggaagggagccgatgggctcggtgcgtccgaaggacgagagagctgcggaagagtactccggtggagcgagaagaacgtgcacggtgttcgagggacgagaagccggacgaaagcctgctcgatgagaaggccgggaattgagttcgggtgagccctatttcggtgggCCTTAATCACCCAAGGtaccgaaccggagcaagtcaactggagttgacttgtcaacggttcggtcgaccgaaccccaatcctcagaagaccaaccgctggtgacacgtcagaagccacgtcagcaagccagccgttgggggactgatcggtcgaccgaaccccttgatcggtcgaccgaaccaacgttcatccagagactcagtcgagcaTTTTGATCGGGCCAGCGTagaggaagaccgttggccgatcggtcgaccgaacacaatgatcggtcgaccgaacctgagctcgatcgacagagactgcacctggacggaaagatgggcaggtacagcaggtttggtcgaccgaacctagggatcggtcgaccgatccctctctagtcaaacctgatcccgaagatcaggttaaTAGATagactctagaacccctatataaagagggtctcgggtagctattgaACAACAACGACCACGAACGAAATAGCAACTCTAGTAATCTCTGTTTaagcaactactgtgctgtcaaagtgtaaaaggcttctccgccttctgaGAAGGAGTTTTTCATACTGcgctttcttactgccctggattaacaaccctcatggttgtaaccaggttaatttctgtctccttttatttctgtagttgatttaatattgttgctttattttaagagttggaaagctttgaggagggtataatttttttctgcaggcaattcacccccctcttgccggtccccgctgcaccaacaagtggtatcagagtccaacagcctcagagggactaatcgccatctgaagcacaaagatcataacaatggccggcgcgaacattgttaggatcgcggctagagagggggggtgtgaatagccgaccccaaatcttcgtttctttctacaagttgacgttagcgcagcgaaaaataaaacaaagaaacaaagacaagaagatcaaacctcaacacgcagcgatgtaacgaggttcggagataaactcctactcctcggcgtgtccgtaaggtggacgaagtctatcaatccgtcggtggatgagtccttggagaaccggctaatatatatactccttctgggtggagaaacctcgccacaatctttcttgcaccagcaagaataggagtacaagaatacacaagaagaagcaacaatatgaatgtaaaaaaataaacaatcttgccttctcgctACCGATGATGTCTCTTGATACACAAGATACTAATTGTTGACCCAAccaggaagctcacgcgaagcttcaactaAGAAGAGCTCAAAGAGCTCAAGAATGAAGCTCTACTGCAAAGcagctgaggagaggaagaagaagaagtgtaaGAGAGAGACTCCATCGAGAAGCCCTCACCTTTTATAGCCTCGCCCACCGCGAGAAGAACAGGGCCAAAGAcagaagaatctagccgttgtctcaATCAGCTGCACCGATCGTGCATCACCGACGGTCTGGTTGATCCGACggccgtggggaccgatcagtttatgctgatcggtccccgcatcgatcagacgCTTtcgcagagttgcccaactcaggcagactcgatcggtcccggaccgatcaggctcgccgatcggtccccgatcgatcaagaagctcacagaggcacatcGATCGCTTTCCGATCGGTCTCCGATCGATCCggtcttggttttgcccaaaccaagtccaaaccaatatccgtcaaccttgacctcttggtacatcatgcttagcatccggtcactcctttgaccttctaagactccccaccaagtgtccggtcaatcctttgacctacttgactttttttcgtgtcaagtatccggtcactcccttgacctacttgaccttctcaacaccagatgtccgatcacccttgatcca contains:
- the LOC122025449 gene encoding homeobox-leucine zipper protein HOX21-like produces the protein MACNGMASSSSSSFPSNFLFQMQTPYEEDSHLVPPSNSFLSPNLQGMSPLLGKRCMSYDEMLNEDELSDDGSAVGEKKKRLNIEQVRTLERNFELGNKLEPERKVQLAKALGLRPRQVAIWFQNRRARWKTKQLEKDYDVLKRQFEAIRAENDSLLVQNKKLQAEILALRGRETPDLTINLNKETEGSCSNRSENSSEINLDISRNENRLPPHPILPSLQSLNQPEIDQFLHHSCKPELQSPKVENDAPETCFGNLLCNMGDQSVFWPWPDHHSFH